Proteins from one Paraburkholderia sp. BL10I2N1 genomic window:
- a CDS encoding carbon-nitrogen hydrolase family protein — protein sequence MSDQYAPTSTCRVAALQMVSTPERDRNLAEAERLIAEAVADGAQLVLLPEYFCFMGFKDTDKLTVREAYGDGPIQRFLTDAARRHGVWIIGGTLPLTAPEASRVLNTTLVFDPQGNEVARYDKIHLFSFEKGDESFDEARTICPGEDVRTFEAPFGRVGLSVCYDLRFPELYRRMGDCALIVVPSAFTYTTGRAHWETLLRARAVENQCYVLAAAQGGKHENGRRTWGHSMLIDPWGEIVAVRDEGAGVVAGNLDRTRIDEVRQSLPAWRHRVLT from the coding sequence ATGAGCGACCAATACGCCCCAACATCGACCTGTCGCGTCGCTGCGCTGCAGATGGTCAGCACGCCCGAGCGCGACCGGAACCTTGCCGAGGCCGAACGGCTTATCGCGGAAGCCGTCGCGGATGGCGCGCAACTTGTGCTGCTGCCCGAATATTTCTGCTTTATGGGCTTCAAGGACACGGACAAGCTGACAGTCCGCGAAGCATACGGCGATGGCCCGATCCAGCGTTTTCTGACGGATGCGGCGCGGCGCCACGGCGTCTGGATAATCGGCGGCACACTGCCGCTGACGGCGCCGGAAGCTTCGCGCGTACTGAACACGACACTCGTATTCGACCCGCAGGGTAACGAGGTCGCACGCTACGACAAGATCCACCTGTTCAGCTTCGAGAAAGGCGACGAATCGTTCGACGAGGCGCGCACGATCTGTCCCGGTGAAGATGTGCGCACCTTCGAAGCTCCGTTTGGCCGGGTGGGCCTGTCCGTCTGCTACGATCTGCGCTTTCCGGAGCTGTACCGGCGCATGGGCGACTGCGCGCTGATCGTGGTGCCGTCCGCCTTCACCTATACAACCGGCCGCGCGCACTGGGAAACGCTGCTACGCGCGAGAGCGGTCGAAAACCAATGTTATGTGCTCGCCGCCGCACAGGGCGGCAAGCACGAAAACGGTCGCCGTACATGGGGCCACAGCATGCTGATCGACCCCTGGGGCGAAATTGTGGCTGTACGTGACGAAGGTGCGGGCGTCGTCGCCGGCAATCTCGATCGCACCCGCATCGACGAGGTCCGCCAGAGCCTGCCCGCGTGGCGGCACCGCGTCCTCACGTGA
- the tldD gene encoding metalloprotease TldD: MNIIEPGIRNLATAKDVLLTPYGLDEGVLTRTLAEIFTHRIDYADLYFQATRSEAWSLEEGIVKSGSFSIDQGVGVRAVSGDRTAFAYSDDLSPEAIRQAAIATRAIAKAGGGKQKVKVASSLTGIAGRDLYLPSDPLHSLDATAKVKLLERIEQMARGRDPRIKQVMAGLAGEYDVVLVARSDGALAADIRPLVRVSVTVIAEQNGRREIGSGGGGGRFDYGYFTDAVLSRYVDDAVHAALVNLDARPAPAGAMTVVLGPGWPGVLLHEAIGHGLEGDFNRKGSSAFAGRIGEQVAAKGVTVVDDGTLPNRRGSLNIDDEGNPTQCTTLIEDGILKGYIQDTLNARLMKMPVTGNARRESYAALPMPRMTNTYMLNGDKDPQEIIGSVKNGLYAVNFGGGQVDITNGKFVFSASEAYMIENGKISYPVKGATLIGSGPESLKFVSMIGNDMALDTGVGVCGKEGQSVPVGVGQPTLRIDRMTVGGTV, from the coding sequence ATGAATATCATCGAACCCGGTATCCGTAACCTCGCGACCGCCAAGGACGTGCTCCTCACGCCGTATGGCCTCGACGAAGGCGTTTTGACCCGCACGCTCGCGGAAATCTTCACGCATCGCATCGACTACGCCGACCTGTATTTCCAGGCGACCCGCAGCGAAGCGTGGAGCCTCGAGGAAGGCATCGTCAAATCCGGTAGTTTCAGCATCGATCAGGGCGTCGGCGTGCGCGCCGTGTCCGGCGACCGGACGGCGTTCGCCTATTCGGACGACCTGTCGCCCGAAGCGATCCGCCAGGCCGCGATCGCCACCCGCGCGATTGCGAAGGCCGGCGGCGGCAAGCAGAAGGTGAAGGTGGCGTCGTCGCTGACCGGCATCGCCGGGCGCGATCTGTACCTGCCGTCCGACCCTCTGCATTCCCTCGACGCAACCGCCAAGGTCAAACTGCTCGAACGCATCGAACAGATGGCGCGTGGCCGCGATCCGCGCATCAAGCAGGTGATGGCGGGCCTCGCCGGTGAATACGACGTCGTGCTGGTCGCGCGCAGCGACGGTGCGCTGGCCGCCGACATTCGCCCGCTCGTGCGGGTGTCGGTCACGGTCATCGCCGAACAGAACGGCCGCCGCGAAATCGGCAGCGGCGGCGGCGGCGGACGCTTCGACTACGGCTATTTCACCGACGCAGTGCTGTCGCGCTACGTCGACGACGCCGTGCACGCGGCGCTGGTGAACCTCGACGCGCGCCCGGCGCCGGCGGGCGCCATGACCGTTGTGCTCGGACCGGGCTGGCCGGGCGTGCTGCTGCACGAAGCGATCGGCCACGGCCTGGAAGGCGACTTCAACCGCAAGGGATCATCGGCGTTTGCCGGCCGTATCGGCGAGCAGGTCGCAGCGAAGGGCGTCACGGTCGTCGACGACGGCACGCTGCCGAACCGCCGCGGCTCGCTCAACATCGACGACGAAGGCAACCCGACCCAGTGCACGACGCTGATCGAAGACGGCATCCTGAAGGGCTACATCCAGGACACCCTGAACGCGCGCCTGATGAAGATGCCGGTGACCGGCAACGCGCGCCGCGAGTCGTACGCCGCGCTGCCGATGCCGCGCATGACCAACACCTACATGCTCAACGGCGACAAGGATCCGCAGGAGATCATCGGGTCGGTAAAGAACGGCCTGTATGCGGTGAATTTCGGCGGTGGACAGGTCGACATCACGAACGGCAAGTTCGTGTTTTCGGCCTCCGAGGCTTACATGATCGAGAACGGCAAGATCAGCTATCCGGTCAAGGGTGCGACGCTGATCGGCAGCGGGCCGGAATCGCTCAAGTTCGTCAGCATGATCGGCAACGACATGGCGCTGGATACCGGTGTGGGTGTCTGCGGCAAGGAAGGCCAGAGCGTGCCGGTCGGCGTCGGCCAGCCGACGCTGCGCATCGACCGGATGACGGTCGGCGGAACGGTCTGA
- the aroG gene encoding 3-deoxy-7-phosphoheptulonate synthase AroG, with translation MPPHNTDDVRIRELKELTPPAHLIREFALDENVSNLIYNARQAMHRILHGMDDRLIVIVGPCSIHDTKAALEYAGRLVEQRKRFAGEMEIVMRVYFEKPRTTVGWKGLINDPYMDNSFKINDGLRTARELLLRINELGLPAGTEYLDMISPQYIADLISWGAIGARTTESQVHRELASGLSCPVGFKNGTDGNVKIAVDAIKAASQPHHFLSVTKGGHSAIVSTAGNEDCHIILRGGKTPNYDADSVNAACADIGKAGLAARLMIDASHANSSKKHENQIPVCADIGRQIAAGDERIVGVMVESHLVAGRQDLQEGCALTYGQSITDACIGWDESVGVLEGLAEAVKQRRVARGSGN, from the coding sequence ATGCCCCCGCACAATACTGACGATGTCCGCATTCGCGAATTGAAAGAACTGACGCCGCCCGCGCATCTGATCCGCGAATTCGCGCTCGACGAAAACGTGTCGAACCTGATCTACAACGCACGTCAGGCGATGCACCGGATCCTGCACGGCATGGACGACCGGCTGATCGTGATCGTCGGGCCGTGCTCGATTCACGATACGAAGGCTGCACTCGAGTACGCGGGCCGTCTGGTCGAGCAACGCAAACGCTTCGCAGGCGAGATGGAAATCGTGATGCGCGTGTACTTCGAAAAGCCGCGCACCACGGTGGGCTGGAAGGGTCTCATCAACGACCCGTACATGGACAACAGCTTCAAGATCAACGACGGCCTGCGCACCGCACGCGAACTGCTGCTGCGTATCAACGAACTCGGCCTGCCGGCCGGCACCGAATACCTCGACATGATCAGCCCGCAATACATCGCCGACCTGATCTCGTGGGGCGCAATCGGCGCACGCACGACCGAGTCACAGGTGCATCGCGAACTTGCTTCGGGACTGTCCTGCCCGGTCGGCTTCAAGAACGGCACCGACGGCAACGTGAAGATCGCCGTCGACGCGATCAAGGCCGCGTCGCAACCGCACCATTTCCTGTCGGTCACGAAGGGGGGCCATTCGGCCATCGTCTCGACGGCCGGCAATGAGGACTGCCATATCATCCTGCGCGGCGGCAAGACGCCGAACTATGACGCGGACAGCGTGAATGCCGCGTGCGCCGACATCGGCAAGGCCGGGCTCGCCGCGCGTCTGATGATCGACGCAAGCCACGCGAACAGCTCGAAGAAGCACGAAAACCAGATTCCGGTGTGCGCGGATATTGGCCGCCAGATCGCGGCGGGCGACGAACGGATCGTCGGCGTGATGGTGGAATCCCATCTTGTCGCGGGTCGCCAGGACCTGCAGGAAGGCTGCGCGCTGACGTACGGTCAGAGCATCACGGACGCCTGCATCGGCTGGGACGAAAGCGTCGGCGTACTGGAAGGGCTCGCCGAAGCGGTAAAACAGCGCCGTGTCGCACGCGGAAGCGGAAACTGA
- a CDS encoding type II toxin-antitoxin system RelE/ParE family toxin, producing the protein MEQEKEIRWVGSAYADLLAFPDEPRRQAGFQLGKVQAGLDPDDWKPFDAVGAGTREIRIRESDGIYRVMYVAKFVKAVYVLHCFRKTTQATSKQDRDIAAVRYRAVANFREVQQ; encoded by the coding sequence ATGGAGCAGGAAAAAGAGATTCGCTGGGTGGGCTCCGCTTATGCCGACCTGCTGGCATTCCCCGATGAGCCACGGCGGCAGGCCGGATTCCAGTTGGGTAAGGTGCAGGCGGGTCTGGATCCAGACGACTGGAAGCCTTTCGATGCGGTCGGTGCCGGCACCCGCGAAATACGCATCAGGGAAAGCGACGGCATTTATCGCGTGATGTATGTAGCGAAATTCGTGAAAGCGGTGTACGTCCTGCATTGCTTCAGGAAAACCACGCAGGCAACCAGCAAACAGGACAGGGATATTGCCGCGGTGCGCTATCGCGCCGTGGCCAACTTTAGAGAGGTACAGCAATGA
- a CDS encoding XRE family transcriptional regulator: MTIDTKVRHVTKPGTNLFLELGFPPDEAERLHAASQKQINDTRLLKEQLMTELSSWIEQHHLKQAEAAEILMVSRPRVSDVVNRKTAKFTIDTLVEMMSRIGKPVTLAIG, encoded by the coding sequence ATGACGATCGACACCAAGGTCCGCCACGTCACGAAGCCGGGGACAAATCTGTTCCTGGAGCTCGGCTTCCCGCCGGACGAGGCAGAGCGTCTTCACGCCGCATCGCAGAAGCAGATCAACGACACCCGGCTGTTGAAAGAACAGTTGATGACCGAGCTGTCGAGCTGGATCGAACAGCATCATCTGAAGCAGGCAGAAGCCGCAGAGATTCTCATGGTCTCGCGGCCACGTGTCTCCGATGTGGTCAACAGGAAGACGGCAAAATTCACCATTGACACCCTCGTGGAAATGATGAGCCGCATCGGCAAGCCGGTCACGCTCGCGATCGGTTGA
- a CDS encoding cob(I)yrinic acid a,c-diamide adenosyltransferase — protein sequence MGNRLSKIATRTGDDGTTGLGDGRRVRKDDARIAAVGDVDELNSNIGVLLCEKLPGDVRDALIAIQHDLFDLGGELCIPGHTMIADTHLAQLDTWLADYNAALPPLKEFILPGGSRSAALAHVCRTVCRRAERSIVALGQVETVNAAPRQYVNRLSDLLFVLARVLNRVDGGTDVLWQHDRGAT from the coding sequence ATGGGCAACCGTTTGAGCAAGATCGCCACTCGCACTGGCGACGACGGCACCACTGGTCTTGGCGACGGTCGCCGCGTACGCAAGGACGACGCGCGCATTGCCGCCGTCGGCGACGTTGACGAACTGAACTCGAACATCGGCGTGTTGCTGTGCGAAAAGCTGCCAGGGGATGTGCGTGACGCATTGATCGCCATCCAGCATGACCTGTTCGATCTGGGCGGCGAACTTTGCATACCCGGCCATACGATGATCGCCGACACACATCTGGCCCAGCTCGACACCTGGCTTGCCGACTACAACGCGGCTTTGCCGCCACTAAAGGAATTCATCCTGCCCGGCGGGTCCCGCAGCGCTGCACTCGCGCACGTCTGCCGGACCGTGTGCCGTCGTGCTGAACGATCGATTGTCGCGCTTGGCCAGGTCGAGACGGTCAACGCGGCGCCGCGTCAGTATGTGAATCGTCTGTCGGATCTGCTGTTCGTGCTGGCTCGCGTGCTGAACCGCGTGGATGGTGGCACCGATGTGCTTTGGCAGCATGACCGCGGGGCGACATAG
- a CDS encoding FAD-linked oxidase C-terminal domain-containing protein: protein MNHPVPPASLRRPFPAELLASLKAAFAERVSISDAVRAHHGRDESPFDPQLPDAVVFARTTEEVQTIVKLCARYNVPVIPYGNGSSLEGHLLAVQGGVSVDLSGMNQVLSINAEDLTVTVEPGISRKQLNEALRETGLFFPIDPGADASIGGMSATRASGTNAVRYGTMRENVLGLTVVLADGRVIKTGTRARKSSAGYDLTRLFVGSEGTLGIITEITVRLYPQPEAVSAAVCTFPSMGDAVRAVIETIQIGVPIARVEFVDSLAIRSINRHSNLTLREAPTLFFEFHGTEAGVKEQAELVQEIAAQNAGEGFEWATRPEDRSRLWNARHNAYFAMLQLKPGCRAVTTDVCVPISRLAECVVETEHDLKASPLPCPIVGHVGDGNFHVAILIDPNKPEELVEAERLNHRIVERALRMDGTCTGEHGVGLHKMDFLLEEHGEDTVDTMRAIKHALDPHNLMNPGKIFSWAA from the coding sequence GTGAATCATCCCGTGCCGCCGGCATCGCTGCGCCGTCCGTTCCCCGCTGAACTGCTTGCTTCGCTCAAGGCTGCTTTTGCCGAACGCGTTTCGATTTCCGACGCCGTGCGCGCCCATCATGGCCGCGACGAATCACCATTCGATCCGCAGTTACCCGACGCTGTCGTCTTCGCACGCACGACGGAAGAAGTGCAGACCATCGTGAAGCTGTGCGCCCGGTACAACGTGCCGGTCATCCCCTACGGCAATGGGTCTTCGCTCGAAGGGCATCTGCTGGCGGTGCAGGGTGGTGTGTCGGTCGACCTGTCCGGGATGAATCAGGTGCTGTCGATCAATGCGGAAGATCTGACTGTCACCGTCGAACCCGGCATCTCGCGCAAGCAGCTCAATGAAGCGTTACGCGAAACGGGCCTGTTCTTTCCGATCGATCCCGGGGCGGATGCGAGCATCGGCGGCATGTCGGCGACGCGAGCGTCGGGCACCAATGCCGTGCGCTACGGCACGATGCGCGAGAATGTCCTGGGGCTGACGGTCGTGCTTGCGGACGGCCGTGTCATCAAGACCGGCACGCGTGCCCGCAAATCATCGGCGGGCTATGACCTGACGCGCCTTTTCGTCGGCTCCGAAGGCACGCTTGGCATCATCACCGAAATCACCGTGCGGCTCTATCCGCAGCCCGAGGCCGTTTCGGCGGCGGTGTGCACGTTCCCGTCGATGGGCGACGCGGTGCGCGCCGTCATTGAAACAATCCAGATCGGCGTGCCGATTGCACGCGTCGAGTTCGTCGATTCGCTTGCGATCCGCTCGATCAACCGGCATTCGAATCTGACGCTGCGCGAGGCGCCCACGCTCTTCTTCGAGTTTCACGGCACCGAAGCCGGCGTAAAAGAACAGGCCGAACTCGTACAGGAAATCGCCGCGCAGAACGCCGGCGAAGGCTTCGAATGGGCCACGCGCCCCGAAGACCGCAGCCGCCTGTGGAATGCGCGCCACAACGCCTACTTCGCGATGCTGCAGCTCAAGCCTGGCTGCCGCGCGGTCACGACCGACGTCTGCGTGCCGATCTCACGCCTCGCGGAATGCGTCGTCGAGACCGAGCACGACCTGAAGGCGTCGCCTCTGCCCTGCCCGATCGTCGGCCACGTCGGCGATGGCAATTTCCACGTTGCAATCCTGATCGACCCGAACAAGCCCGAGGAACTCGTCGAGGCAGAACGGCTCAATCACCGGATTGTGGAGCGGGCGTTACGGATGGACGGCACCTGTACTGGCGAGCATGGCGTCGGGTTGCACAAGATGGATTTCCTGCTCGAAGAACACGGAGAAGACACGGTTGATACGATGCGCGCCATCAAGCACGCACTCGATCCGCACAACCTGATGAACCCGGGCAAGATTTTTTCCTGGGCGGCATGA
- a CDS encoding FAD-linked oxidase C-terminal domain-containing protein: MNAPGELSPEVLAQRQRDVVQALMAVLPTHCLLYREEDTVAYDCDGLAAYRRLPLAVVLPETESQVQRIVQICHRLDVPIVPRGAGTGLSGGALPIRHGVVVSLARFRKIVEVDPYARTATVQPGVRNLAISEAAAPYGLYYAPDPSSQIACTIGGNVSENSGGVHCLKYGLTVHNVLRVRAVTMEGEIVEFGSLGPDAPGLDLLAVLIGSEGMFAIVTEVTVKLIPKPQTAQVIMASFDDVVKGGDAVAGIIAAGIIPAGLEMMDKPATRAVEEFVNAGYDLDAAAILLCESDGTPEEVAEEIVRMTAVLRECGATRIQISRTESERLKFWSGRKNAFPAAGRISPDYYCMDGTVPRRAIGPLLARIEEMERKYGLRCINVFHAGDGNMHPLILFNGNDLDEWHRAEAFGSDILETCVELGGTITGEHGVGIEKINSMCVQFSPEERDTFHAVKRAFDPPGLLNPDKGIPTRARCAEYGKMHVRGGLLPHPELERF, from the coding sequence ATGAACGCACCCGGCGAACTCTCACCCGAAGTGCTCGCGCAACGCCAGCGCGACGTCGTGCAGGCGCTGATGGCCGTGCTGCCGACACATTGCCTGCTGTACCGCGAAGAAGACACGGTCGCCTACGATTGCGACGGCCTCGCCGCATACCGGAGGCTGCCGCTCGCGGTCGTGCTGCCGGAAACCGAGTCGCAGGTGCAGCGGATCGTGCAGATCTGCCACCGGCTCGACGTCCCCATCGTGCCACGCGGTGCGGGCACCGGCCTGTCGGGCGGCGCACTGCCGATCCGGCACGGGGTCGTGGTATCGCTCGCGCGTTTTCGTAAGATCGTCGAGGTCGATCCGTATGCACGCACCGCGACAGTCCAGCCCGGCGTGCGCAATCTCGCGATCTCAGAAGCAGCCGCGCCTTACGGGCTGTACTACGCGCCCGACCCCTCGTCGCAGATCGCCTGCACGATCGGCGGCAATGTCTCGGAAAATTCGGGCGGCGTGCACTGCCTGAAGTACGGCCTCACGGTACACAACGTGCTGCGCGTACGCGCCGTCACGATGGAAGGCGAAATCGTCGAATTCGGCTCGCTCGGACCCGATGCGCCGGGGCTGGATCTGCTGGCGGTGCTGATCGGCAGCGAGGGCATGTTCGCGATCGTCACCGAAGTCACGGTCAAGCTGATCCCGAAGCCGCAAACCGCGCAGGTCATCATGGCCAGTTTCGACGACGTCGTGAAAGGCGGCGATGCAGTCGCCGGCATCATCGCGGCAGGCATCATTCCCGCCGGCCTCGAAATGATGGACAAGCCTGCGACGCGCGCCGTCGAGGAATTCGTCAACGCGGGCTACGACCTCGATGCGGCGGCGATCCTGCTATGCGAATCGGATGGCACGCCTGAGGAAGTCGCTGAAGAAATCGTCCGCATGACCGCGGTCCTGCGCGAATGCGGCGCAACGCGAATCCAGATTTCCCGCACGGAAAGCGAGCGGCTCAAGTTCTGGTCGGGACGCAAGAATGCGTTTCCAGCTGCCGGGCGCATCTCACCGGATTATTACTGCATGGACGGCACCGTGCCGCGCCGCGCAATCGGCCCGCTTCTCGCGCGGATAGAAGAGATGGAGCGCAAGTACGGGCTGCGCTGCATCAACGTCTTCCACGCCGGCGACGGCAACATGCACCCGCTGATCCTCTTCAACGGCAACGATCTGGACGAATGGCACCGCGCGGAGGCGTTCGGCTCGGACATTCTCGAGACCTGTGTCGAGCTGGGCGGCACGATCACGGGCGAACACGGCGTCGGTATCGAGAAGATCAATTCGATGTGCGTGCAGTTCTCACCGGAGGAGCGCGACACGTTCCATGCGGTGAAACGCGCGTTCGATCCACCCGGCCTCCTGAATCCGGACAAGGGCATCCCGACGCGCGCCCGCTGTGCCGAATACGGCAAGATGCACGTGCGCGGCGGCTTGCTGCCGCACCCGGAACTGGAGCGCTTCTAG
- the glcE gene encoding glycolate oxidase subunit GlcE, translating to MEEDDIVAVWSERIRSASDEGRALRIRGGGTKDWYGQTLEGDILDTRAHRGIIAYDPAELVITARAGTPLLEIEAALAEHHQMLAFEPPHFGPQATLGGCIAAGIAGPRRPSAGAARDFVLGAVVMNGQGQVLRFGGQVVKNVAGYDVARLMAGSLGTLGLILELSVKVLPRPVAEATLKFDMNGTDAVRKLNEWGGHPLPITASAWRHGTLALRLGGAEAAVKSARSALGGEVVDAVEAERFWAGLREQTDPFFAAIAPKAALWRLALPSITEPLQLPGAQLMEWGGSQRWWITDADAQTVRISAKQAGGHATIFRAGHGFDRNAGVFTPLPAPLMKIHRGLKTAFDPARIFNRGRLYPDF from the coding sequence ATGGAAGAGGACGACATCGTCGCCGTCTGGTCCGAACGGATCCGTTCGGCCAGCGACGAAGGACGCGCGCTGCGCATTCGCGGCGGGGGCACCAAAGACTGGTACGGGCAGACCCTGGAAGGCGATATCCTCGACACGCGCGCGCATCGCGGCATCATTGCGTACGATCCGGCCGAACTGGTCATAACCGCGCGCGCGGGCACGCCGCTCCTCGAGATCGAAGCCGCGCTCGCCGAGCATCATCAGATGCTCGCGTTCGAACCGCCGCACTTCGGCCCGCAGGCCACGCTTGGCGGCTGCATCGCGGCCGGCATCGCCGGGCCGCGCCGGCCGTCTGCGGGGGCTGCGCGCGACTTCGTGCTTGGCGCGGTCGTCATGAATGGCCAGGGCCAGGTGTTGCGCTTCGGCGGGCAGGTCGTGAAGAACGTCGCGGGCTACGACGTCGCGCGGCTGATGGCCGGCTCGCTCGGCACACTTGGTCTGATCCTTGAACTGTCGGTGAAGGTGCTGCCTCGCCCGGTCGCCGAAGCTACGCTCAAGTTCGACATGAACGGCACGGACGCCGTCCGCAAGCTCAACGAATGGGGTGGCCATCCGTTACCCATCACCGCAAGCGCCTGGCGCCACGGAACCCTGGCGCTGCGACTGGGCGGCGCCGAAGCGGCGGTCAAGTCGGCACGATCGGCGCTCGGTGGTGAAGTGGTCGACGCGGTCGAGGCGGAGCGCTTCTGGGCCGGCCTGCGCGAACAGACCGATCCGTTTTTTGCGGCGATCGCGCCGAAAGCCGCGTTATGGCGGCTCGCACTGCCCTCCATCACCGAGCCGTTGCAGCTGCCCGGCGCGCAACTGATGGAATGGGGCGGCTCACAACGCTGGTGGATCACCGACGCCGATGCTCAGACCGTGCGCATCAGTGCCAAACAGGCGGGCGGCCACGCGACGATCTTCCGCGCCGGCCACGGCTTCGATCGCAACGCAGGCGTATTTACCCCGCTGCCCGCTCCGCTGATGAAAATCCACCGCGGCCTGAAGACCGCCTTCGACCCCGCCCGCATCTTCAATCGCGGACGGCTCTACCCCGACTTCTGA
- the glcF gene encoding glycolate oxidase subunit GlcF: MQTNLADFIRNTPDGVEADAILRKCVHCGFCTATCPTYQLLGDELDGPRGRIYLIKQMVEGAPVTRSTQTHLDRCLTCRNCESTCPSGVQYGRLVEIGRKVVEEQVTRPPGQRLLRRVLASFVPNSALFTPAMRLGQRIRPLLPKKLRDKVPARQRLLEWPSAKHPRKMLMLAGCVQPSMMPNINTATARVLDALGIETVVAPEAGCCGAIRLHLGYNDEALDDIRANIDAWWPHVEQGVEAIVMNASGCGATVKEYAHLLRDDPAYADKARRIVELTRDICEILPDFEESLTALTRRRAIHTVAFHPPCTLQHGQQIRGNVEQLLGALGIEVRLPADSHLCCGSAGTYSLTQPALSYRLRNQKLERLHAVEPQIIVSANVGCIAHLQSGTSIPVTHWIELVEHMLSA, translated from the coding sequence ATGCAAACAAACCTCGCGGACTTCATTCGCAACACACCCGACGGCGTCGAAGCCGACGCCATCCTGCGCAAGTGCGTGCATTGCGGTTTCTGCACGGCAACCTGCCCCACCTATCAACTGCTGGGCGATGAACTCGACGGCCCGCGCGGACGCATCTACCTGATCAAGCAGATGGTGGAAGGCGCCCCGGTGACACGCAGCACGCAAACTCACCTCGACCGCTGCCTGACGTGCCGCAACTGCGAATCGACGTGCCCGTCGGGCGTGCAATACGGGCGTCTTGTCGAGATCGGCCGCAAGGTCGTCGAAGAGCAGGTGACGCGACCGCCCGGTCAACGGCTGCTGCGCCGTGTGCTGGCGAGCTTCGTGCCCAACAGCGCGCTCTTCACGCCAGCGATGCGGCTCGGCCAGCGCATCCGTCCGCTGCTGCCAAAGAAGCTGCGCGACAAGGTGCCCGCGCGCCAGCGTCTACTCGAATGGCCGAGCGCAAAGCATCCGCGCAAGATGCTGATGCTGGCCGGCTGCGTGCAACCCTCGATGATGCCGAACATCAACACCGCGACTGCGCGCGTGCTCGATGCGCTGGGTATCGAAACGGTCGTCGCGCCCGAGGCCGGCTGCTGCGGCGCGATCCGACTGCACCTCGGCTACAACGACGAAGCCCTCGACGACATTCGCGCCAACATCGACGCGTGGTGGCCCCACGTCGAGCAAGGCGTGGAAGCGATCGTGATGAACGCGTCCGGTTGCGGCGCAACCGTGAAGGAATACGCCCACCTGTTGCGCGACGACCCCGCATACGCCGACAAGGCGCGCCGCATCGTCGAGCTGACGCGCGACATCTGCGAAATCCTGCCCGACTTCGAGGAATCGCTCACTGCGCTCACGCGCCGCCGCGCGATCCACACCGTTGCGTTCCATCCGCCATGCACGCTGCAACACGGCCAGCAGATTCGCGGCAACGTCGAGCAACTGTTGGGCGCGCTCGGCATCGAAGTGCGCCTGCCCGCCGACAGCCACCTGTGCTGCGGCTCGGCGGGCACCTACTCGCTGACGCAGCCAGCGCTCTCCTACCGGCTACGCAACCAGAAGCTCGAACGGCTGCATGCAGTGGAGCCGCAGATAATCGTGTCGGCGAATGTGGGCTGCATCGCACATCTGCAAAGCGGCACGTCGATACCGGTCACGCACTGGATCGAACTCGTCGAGCATATGCTGTCCGCGTGA
- a CDS encoding YggS family pyridoxal phosphate-dependent enzyme, with the protein MPDLAHNLDAVHQRIALAAQVASRDPRSVVLLAVSKTFPAEAVRAAHAAGQRAFGENYVQESITKIEALADLRAALEWHFIGPLQSNKTKPVAQHFDWVHSVDRLKIAERLSEQRPHDLPPLNVCLQVNVSGEASKSGVAPAEAPALARAIATLPGLRLRGLMSIPEPAGGIEEQRAPHRRLRELFDQLRADGLALDTLSMGMSGDLEAAVLEGATLVRVGTAIFGARDYSN; encoded by the coding sequence ATGCCTGATCTCGCACACAATCTCGACGCGGTACATCAGCGCATCGCCCTCGCCGCCCAGGTCGCCAGCCGTGACCCGCGCTCCGTGGTCCTGCTCGCCGTCTCGAAGACGTTTCCCGCCGAAGCCGTACGCGCGGCTCACGCCGCCGGTCAGCGCGCATTCGGCGAAAACTATGTCCAGGAGTCGATCACCAAGATCGAAGCGCTTGCCGATCTGCGCGCCGCGCTCGAATGGCATTTCATCGGTCCTCTGCAATCGAACAAGACGAAGCCGGTTGCACAGCATTTCGACTGGGTTCATTCGGTCGACCGGCTGAAAATCGCCGAGCGTCTTTCGGAACAGCGTCCGCACGACCTGCCGCCGCTCAACGTGTGCCTACAGGTCAATGTCAGCGGCGAAGCGTCGAAAAGCGGCGTCGCGCCCGCTGAGGCCCCGGCACTTGCCCGCGCCATTGCCACGCTGCCAGGGCTGCGCCTGCGCGGGCTGATGTCGATTCCGGAACCGGCCGGCGGCATCGAGGAGCAGCGCGCACCCCATCGCAGGCTGCGCGAACTGTTCGACCAGCTGCGCGCGGACGGACTCGCGCTCGACACGTTGTCGATGGGCATGTCGGGCGACCTCGAAGCCGCCGTACTCGAAGGCGCGACTCTCGTCCGGGTGGGCACGGCGATCTTCGGCGCACGCGACTACTCAAACTGA